Genomic DNA from Fimbriimonas ginsengisoli Gsoil 348:
GTAGATGCGCTTGTTGCCGCTCTTCAGCATCATCGCTTCCCACACGTCCTCCATCGCCTTATCGACTTTGACCCCCGGTTTCGGCCGGGTCATGATCATCATCAGGTTGTCGCCGCCCACCCATTTGTCTTGGGCGGTGGAGAGCGGCGTCATGATGTCGCGCGCATTGGAGTCGCCGAGGAAGTCGCGCCGCTTCGCGACGCCGATGACCTCCAACGTGATCCCCTTCATGGAGATGTACCGGCCCAGCGAGTGCTTATCCGGAAAGAGGCGGTCCCGGATCTCGTCGCCGATGACTGCCACGTTGGTCCGGTTCTTCACATCTTCGGCGGTGATGTCCCGCCCCTCGGTCAGCTCCGACCGGTTCATCACGGAGAAGTTCTGGTCCACCCCGTAGATCTTCGGATTCGTCACCACCAAGTCGCCGTTCGTCACCGGCTGGGCCGCGGCCTGGAAAAGCGGCGTGGCCACGTCCAACGACGGAACGCGGTCGGTCAGATATTTCACGTCCGGCATCTTCAGGCCGCCGATCGATTTGCTCTTCTCGGAGTTCGGCCCCCAGTTGTCGAACATCACCATGATCGTGTCGGACCCCAGCTTTTCGAACTGGCTCGACATGAACGCCTGGAATCCCGAGGAGATCATGATGATGAGCGTCACGCTCATTACCCCGATGATCACGCCCAGCATGGTGAGGAATGCCCGCAGCTTGTGCAGCCGCAGCATATCCAGCGCGACGAAGATGCTTTGGAAGACGCTCATTGCTCGTCCGGTCCCGCGGACATAAACCCTTTACGCTGCGGCCCGTTGTATTTCGGCTTCGAGATCTGATCCCCTTCGACCAGGCCCGAAACGATTTCCACCAGCGCGCCGGTCTGGGCTCCCGTCTTAATCTCGCGCCGCTCAGGCTTCGCGCCCTTCGCCTTCGGGTTCGCCGGCGTGATCTCCACGAAGCTCTTCCGCCCCTCGCGGATGACGTGGTCGATCGGAACCACCAGCACATTATTCTTTCGAATCACGTCGACCGTACACTTGGCCGACATCCCCGAGCGGAGCTTGGCATCGGCGTCGCGAAGATTGATCTCGACTTCGTACTTCACCACCGCATCCGCCGAAGCCTGGCCGGTCGCCGGCTCCTTGCTGGCCGGAGCGATCTTGGTAACCACGCCGTGATAGACATGGTTCGGAATTGCGTCCACGTCGATATCCGCCGCCATTCCCACCTTCAGCTTCGCCATGTCGATTTCGTTGATGTCCAGCTTCACCTTCATGCTGGATCGATCCTCGATCTTGACGATGGTGGACCCACTGCTGAACGTGCTAAGGCCGGTGGCAAGTTCTCCGACTTGGAGCAGCTTCTTGGTGACGATTCCCGAGATTGGCGCTCGGATCTCCGTCTCGTTGAGCTGACGGTTCGAGTCGCTGAGCACCGAGCGAAGCTGGGCCACCGTCGCCTGGCTTTGGTCTCGCTGCTTCTCCAGCATCGCCGGATCTTTCAACGCCGCCTTGGCTTTCGCCATCTCGGCGACTGCCGAGAGATACTCTTGGCGCTTCGTCTCCGGCGTGTAAGCATTGGCCTGGGCGCGCCGCAGCGCCGCCCGAGCCTGCTCGATCGACTCCGTCGCCTTCGACATTTCCGCCCGTTGGGCGCTCTCTAAGTGGGCGAGATTGTCCTTCGCCGCCTGGAGGCGCACCTTGGCCAGGTCCAGCACGAGCTTGGCCGAGTCCACGACCCTACCCGCCACGTACCCTTTATCGGAGAGGTCGGCTTGCCGACGATATTCTTGGTTCGCGTTGTCGTAATTCGCTTGCGCCTCGTCGACGGCGCTCTTTAATTCGTTCCGCTGATTCGGTTGCGCGCTCTGCTGGAGCCGGTCTCGCTCCGCCATCGCCGTATTAAGTGTGTTTTGGGCTTCCTGAATCGCCGCGCGCATCACCGTCGGCTCGGCCCTCAATTCCAGACTAAGCTGCCGAACCCGGGCCTGCGCCTGCTCGTAAGCGGCCTGAGCGGTGATCTTCCGTTGTGCGATCTCGATCGCCGTTCTCCCCACCGCGCTCTCCGCGCCCCGAAGCTGGGCGGCGTCCTGCTCCACCCGAAGCTGGGTTTCCTTCGGATCGATCACGGCGATGAGTTGCCCGGCGGTGACCGAATCCCCTTCGTCCACGAACAGCTTCGCCAAACGGCCGGTAACCCGCCCCTTCAGCTCGACCACTTTATTCGCGTCGATGGTTCCGGTCTCGACCACCGAGACCACGATATCCCCCTTCTTGACGAGGGTCGGCTTAGGAAGCGCGGCGTCTGCCGCAAGTGCTGCATTCTGGCTTCGGCCTTTGAGAGCCATCCCACCGATCCCGCAAACAAGTAGCAGAGCGATGGTAATAGGAATGATCGGGCGTTTCATACGGCGCATGCAGTATCGCGCGACGACGCCCCGAGGTTGCACTAACCAGCCATTTTGCTCTCAAACCGGCATTCCACTAACGCGAATCGCTACCGGAACCACTTCACGCCCGATCCCTCCAGACGCGCCGTCTGGCAGGGTCCCACCATCTACTTGCGCAAACTCCCCGATCCTCTTTGCGTCTTCGCGCCTTTGCGTGACGCTGATCCGGTCAGACGAACCCCCAACGGCTACAACCCCTTAGCGTCACCGTTCGATCCAAACCCCGTCGCCATCCACCGGCACCTTCGCCGTCTCCGGATAAACCAAATACACGGTGCGGCTGGAATGGAGCCAAGCTCGCTCGAAGTTCTCCCGCTTGTAGGTGTAGCGCACCTGCGCCCGACGCGCCGGATCGTTGAAGACCGGATCGCCGTCCTTGGTGAACCCGACGAGCACCACCAGGTGCCCCGACCCGCCATCTTGCGCCTCCCCTTTCGCGATGTTCAACGAGATAGAGCAGATCACCGGCAGACCGGCGTCGATCCACTGCTCGAGGTCGGCGATCGAGCGGAACCGCGTGACGTATGAGCGCATGCCCGGAAACGAACCCGCGTAAGCCGCATTGAAGGGCCAGTTCCCCGCGCCATCGTAACTCTTGTCCCAAACGCACGCCTCGACCTCCGGAACGTCGCGGTCCATCTCCGGCCTCTGCAACTGCTTCGCATAGTGAGTCAGCACCATCGAAAGCGACGTCGGACTGCACAAGACCCCACCGTTCGGATAGTTCCCCTGCGCCCGCTGAGGAACTTCGATCGTCTTGCCCCAAGCTGGAGACGGAGACTTCTCGCTTGCCGCCGGATGGTGGGTGTTCGCGAACGAAAGCGTGAACAGCCGTAGCTTCGGCAAGCCATCCCCGTTATTCTTCAGCGTCACCCGCACGTCGACGGTGCTCGCCCCTTTCTTGGGCAGAAAAGTGTCGGTGTCGACATTCCCGTCGTCGTCCTTCTGCCCCTTCACGCTGGTCCGGCGCGCGGCATCGTCCAGCGTCCAAGTGCCGAATGAATACCACTTGGAAGTGAAGCCGTCTCCATGGGACCGGATCTGAACCTCCAGCGCCGCCCCCGTTGCCGGTGAAACGTTCCACGACGGCACGACCTCGTTAAACGCGATCTTGGGATCGACCCCGCTGAACTCCACCACCGCCTCCCCGCCCTTGGCGGGAAATTTACGGTCGGGGAAAAACGGCACGAGGCGAACGGTAGAGGCGGCCACGGTGAGAAGGAGGAGGGGGAGCATAGGCGTTAGGCGTTAGGCGTTAGGCGTTAGGGCACTGCCCTTCTATATCCTAACGCCAAACGCCCCAACGCCCAACGCCTCAGTCGACAACATCCACCTGCACCGGTGGCACAATTCCAGCTTCCGTTCCCTTTTGCAGGAAGAGGCGGATCGCCCGGATCCCCTCGTCGCCCATGTCGAGCGTTCGCTCGTTCACGTACATTCCCACGAACTCGTCGCTGGTCGGAGTGTCCATTCCCCGGGCGAATTGGAGGGCATAGTCGAGCGCCTTCCCTCGATTGGAAAGACCGGCGTGGATGCTCTCGCGCATGCAGCGGCTGACTTCCTTCACGGCCCCGTCTCCCAAGTCTTTCCGCACGACGTTGACGCCAAGCGGAAGCGGCAGGCCCGTCTTCGCTTTCCACCAACGCCCCATGTCGGCGATCAAGGTCATTCCCTCTCGCTCGTACGTAAGCTGCCCCTCGTGGATGATGAGGCCGGCTTCGTACTTCCCTTCTTGAATCGCGGGGATGATCTCGTCGAACGGAACCACCTCGGTCTTCGGCCGGACCCCGGCCCCGAACTGGTCCTCGAAGTAAAGGTTGAGCGCCAAGAACGCGGAGGTCATCTTTCCCGGAATCGCGATAACCGTCTCTCGAAGCTCTTCGGGCGAGAGCGCCCGCTTCGCCACGATCATCGGGCCATACTCGTCGCCGAATGAGCCGCCATGCCGTAGCAACGCGTACTTATCCGACACATGGGCAAAAGCGTGAACCGAGATTGCCGTCGACTCGAGCTTCCCTTCCATCGCCCACTCGTTTAGCGTCTGGATGTCGCGGAGAATGTGCTCGAAATCGTAATCGGTCTTCACCTCGCCGCTCGCAAGCCCCCAAAACATAAACGCATCGTCCGAATCGGGGCTGTGGCCCAGCCGAATTTTCAACATCGAGTGAAAGTTTACCGCAACCGGAATCGTCGCATGAGGCGGCGTACCCGATTGGAGAACGGATCGGCGACGACTTTGATCTGCGGCTCGTGTTCCGCGCAGGCTGTCATCCGGTAAAAAACGAACCCGGCGCTCGCTCGGCCTCTCTCTGTCTCCGAAACCCGTTCCACTCGCATCGAAGGCTCATTGGAACCTCGCATCATCGGTCCGATTTCCCGGCGGGCGTCTTCGCGCGCCGCCTCCTTCGCCTCCGCTGCGGTTTCCGCTGAAACGTAACGGGTGGTGTAGAAACCGTACTCCTGTGGCTCATCCCCGATGTCGAGCCGCCAGCCTTCGCTATGGAGAACGATTTTCCACCATGGCATGGTTAAGAGGGCTGACCTGCGTGCGAGGAGCCGTGTTCGCCAAAATAGACTGTGGCGCGAAAACCGACGCTTAGCCCGAGCAAAATCACCACTTACCTTGCCTGCCCGGTCAAGTACCGCTGGACCTACGTGGACGATCGCGGCAAGTGGTACCTGCGCTCCAAAAGCTACTACTCCTTTGGCAGCACGCTCCACCGGGTGCTCGAACGGTTCCACGACACTGGCGATGCCGGGGTGAACACAACCGAAGAGGTCATGGCCGCCTATGAAGAGAGCTGGATCGACGCCGGATACGCCTCCGCTGAGGAACTGGCCGAGGCGTACGGCGAGGGGCGCGAGATCCTCGAGCGTCACGTCCAGCAAGCAACCGCCCAGCCGCGTGAGTCCAAAACGATCTTCGTCGAGCGCCAGTTTCGTCACGACATGGGCGAGTTCGCGTTGCTGGGCCGCGTCGACCGGGTCGACGAATATCCGGACGGAACGCTCGAGATCGTCGATTACAAATCCGGACGCGAATCGGTGGAAGTCGAAGACGTGGCGACCGACATCGCCATGGCCTGCTACCAGCTTCTCCTCCGCCACAAGTTCCCCGGCGTCCCCATCCGCGCCCGGATCATCGCCTTACGAACCGGCCACTCGGCCGCCGCCTCGATGACCGACGAGGAAGCCGCCGACTTCGAGCAGACGATCCTACAGTTGGGCCGCGAGATCCTCTCCGAGGAGTACCACGAGCTAACCCCCGTCTTCAAACCCCTGTGCCTCCACTGCGACTTCCTCCCCCTCTGCCGCAAACACCCAGAATTCGCCGAACTCTAACGTGGCACTGGCTTCCAGCCCGTGGGTCCCAAGGGCATCCTGCCCTTGGCCGTTTTCTCACGACCATCCTGGTCGTGAGCGTTCATCGGCTAGGAGCCGATGCTACGTTCACACGACCAGGATGGTCGTGATACACACGGGCTGGAAGCCCGTGCCACCGCTAACCCGCCGGTAGAACTCTGGT
This window encodes:
- a CDS encoding efflux RND transporter periplasmic adaptor subunit, coding for MKRPIIPITIALLLVCGIGGMALKGRSQNAALAADAALPKPTLVKKGDIVVSVVETGTIDANKVVELKGRVTGRLAKLFVDEGDSVTAGQLIAVIDPKETQLRVEQDAAQLRGAESAVGRTAIEIAQRKITAQAAYEQAQARVRQLSLELRAEPTVMRAAIQEAQNTLNTAMAERDRLQQSAQPNQRNELKSAVDEAQANYDNANQEYRRQADLSDKGYVAGRVVDSAKLVLDLAKVRLQAAKDNLAHLESAQRAEMSKATESIEQARAALRRAQANAYTPETKRQEYLSAVAEMAKAKAALKDPAMLEKQRDQSQATVAQLRSVLSDSNRQLNETEIRAPISGIVTKKLLQVGELATGLSTFSSGSTIVKIEDRSSMKVKLDINEIDMAKLKVGMAADIDVDAIPNHVYHGVVTKIAPASKEPATGQASADAVVKYEVEINLRDADAKLRSGMSAKCTVDVIRKNNVLVVPIDHVIREGRKSFVEITPANPKAKGAKPERREIKTGAQTGALVEIVSGLVEGDQISKPKYNGPQRKGFMSAGPDEQ
- a CDS encoding menaquinone biosynthesis family protein; the protein is MLKIRLGHSPDSDDAFMFWGLASGEVKTDYDFEHILRDIQTLNEWAMEGKLESTAISVHAFAHVSDKYALLRHGGSFGDEYGPMIVAKRALSPEELRETVIAIPGKMTSAFLALNLYFEDQFGAGVRPKTEVVPFDEIIPAIQEGKYEAGLIIHEGQLTYEREGMTLIADMGRWWKAKTGLPLPLGVNVVRKDLGDGAVKEVSRCMRESIHAGLSNRGKALDYALQFARGMDTPTSDEFVGMYVNERTLDMGDEGIRAIRLFLQKGTEAGIVPPVQVDVVD
- a CDS encoding RecB family exonuclease, translating into MARKPTLSPSKITTYLACPVKYRWTYVDDRGKWYLRSKSYYSFGSTLHRVLERFHDTGDAGVNTTEEVMAAYEESWIDAGYASAEELAEAYGEGREILERHVQQATAQPRESKTIFVERQFRHDMGEFALLGRVDRVDEYPDGTLEIVDYKSGRESVEVEDVATDIAMACYQLLLRHKFPGVPIRARIIALRTGHSAAASMTDEEAADFEQTILQLGREILSEEYHELTPVFKPLCLHCDFLPLCRKHPEFAEL
- a CDS encoding ABC transporter permease, producing MSVFQSIFVALDMLRLHKLRAFLTMLGVIIGVMSVTLIIMISSGFQAFMSSQFEKLGSDTIMVMFDNWGPNSEKSKSIGGLKMPDVKYLTDRVPSLDVATPLFQAAAQPVTNGDLVVTNPKIYGVDQNFSVMNRSELTEGRDITAEDVKNRTNVAVIGDEIRDRLFPDKHSLGRYISMKGITLEVIGVAKRRDFLGDSNARDIMTPLSTAQDKWVGGDNLMMIMTRPKPGVKVDKAMEDVWEAMMLKSGNKRIYRVESNESILGVFGQIFGVAGAVLAAIAALSLLVGGIGIMNIMLVSVTERTREIGLRKALGAKRASILTQFVVEAATLSLVGGLIGMGIAYSLGLVITMVSAQMQKPSPEGLPMPFPLPAAIAAAIFSAFIGVVFGLYPAMSAARLDPIEALRRE
- a CDS encoding C39 family peptidase — its product is MLPLLLLTVAASTVRLVPFFPDRKFPAKGGEAVVEFSGVDPKIAFNEVVPSWNVSPATGAALEVQIRSHGDGFTSKWYSFGTWTLDDAARRTSVKGQKDDDGNVDTDTFLPKKGASTVDVRVTLKNNGDGLPKLRLFTLSFANTHHPAASEKSPSPAWGKTIEVPQRAQGNYPNGGVLCSPTSLSMVLTHYAKQLQRPEMDRDVPEVEACVWDKSYDGAGNWPFNAAYAGSFPGMRSYVTRFRSIADLEQWIDAGLPVICSISLNIAKGEAQDGGSGHLVVLVGFTKDGDPVFNDPARRAQVRYTYKRENFERAWLHSSRTVYLVYPETAKVPVDGDGVWIER